In the genome of Streptomyces sp. Tu 3180, the window GCTCAGCCGGAGCCTGGACTGCGTGGACGCCTACCTCGTCCTGTACTGCGGCGGGGACGGCGACCGCGAGGACCTGCGGGCGCGCTCGGCCAGGCTCCAGCACGCCATGGCCGCCGGGTACGCGCAGGCGCTGCGGCAGCGGACCCTGGCCGAGCAGGAGTCCATCGCCCAGGCCGCGCTGCAGGCGCAGGGCGTGGTGGCGCAGGCGCTGCACGCCACCGAGGCCAGGTTCCGCGCGGTCTTCGAGGGCGCGGCCATAGGGATCGGCATCGCCGACCTGGACGGCAACGTCCTGCAGGTCAACGGCGCGCTGCGGCGCATGTTCGGCCTGTCCGAGCAGAGCCTGCGCGGCCGCAACGTCACGGAGTGGACCCACACCGACGACGCCCCGCAGACCTGGAAGCTCTACGAGGAGCTGGTGCGCGGCGAGCGCGAGCACTACCACCTGGAAAAAGCGTTCAACCGCCCGGACGGAACGGTCCTGTGGACCAACCTGACGGTGTCCCTGCTGCGCGACGCCGACGGCGCCCCGCAGTACCAGCTCGCCCTCATGGAGGACACCACCGAGCGGCGGCTGCTCAACCTCCGGCTGCGCTACGAGGCCACCCACGACGCGCTGACCGGGCTGCCCAACCGCACGTTCTTCTTCGAGCGCCTGGAGAAGGCGCTGAACGCCGGCGACGGCCGGCGGTTCGGCCTGTGCTACCTGGACCTGGACGGCTTCAAGACCGTCAACGACAGCCTCGGGCACGCGGCCGGGGACCGGCTGCTCGTCGAGGTCGCCGACCGGCTCCAGTCCTGCGCCACGGCGCCCGGGGAGATGGTGGCCCGGCTCGGCGGCGACGAGTTCGTGGCGCTGACCACCGGCCCCGACACCCCGCGCACGGTCGACGAGCTCGCCGCCCGGATCATGAACGCGCTGCTCGCCCCCATCAGCGTCGACGGCCGGGAACTGACCGTGCGCGGCAGCATCGGCATCGTCGAGGGGCCGGCCGGGGAGCGCAGCGCGGCGGAGGTGCTGCGCAGCGCCGACATCACCATGTACCGGGCCAAGTCGGCGGGCGGCAACCGGTTCGAGCTGGCCGACCCGGAGGCCGACGCCCGCGCCATCACCCGGCACGGGCTCACCACCTCGCTGCCGACGGCCCTGGACCGGGGCGAGTTCTTCATCGAGTACCAGCCGCTGGTGCACCTCGGCGACGGGAGCGTGCGCGGTGCCGAGGCGCTGGTGCGCTGGCTGCACCCGCAGCACGGCGTCCTGTCCCCGGACCGCTTCATCCCGCTCGCCGAGCACACCGGGCTGATCGTTCCGCTGGGGCGCTGGGTGCTCGAGCAGTCGGTGCGCCAGGCCCGTGAGTGGCGAGAGAGGAACGGCGGCGAGGAGGCCGTGGGGTCCCTGCGCATCAACGTCAACCTCTCGCCCTGCCAGCTCACCCACCCCGGGCTGGTCCAGGACACCGTGGACATCCTGGAGCGCACCGGCGTGGAGCCGGACGCGCTGTGCCTCGAGGTGACCGAGTCGGCGCTGATCGGAGCCGACGACGACCTGCTGAAGCCGCTGCGCCGGCTCGCCGAGATGGGCGTCGACATCGCCCTGGACGACTTCGGCACCGGCTACTCCAACCTCGCCAATCTGCGCCGGCTCCCGGTGAGCGTGCTCAAGCTGGACCGCTCGTTCACCCAGAGCATGCAGCAGTTCCCGGCCGACCCCGTCGACCTCAAGATCGTCGAGGGGATCGTCTCGCTGGCGCACAGCCTCGACCTGGCGGTGACGGTGGAGGGCGTGGAGACGGGGGCCCAGGCCGAGCAGCTGCGCATCCTCGGCTGCGACACGGCCCAGGGCTGGTACTACGCCCGCCCGGGACCGCCGGAGCGGCTGCACGAGCTGGCCCTGGTGGACGCGACGGGGTGAGGGCCGCAATCCGGTTGCGGGGGTGCCGGGGGCGCGGGCGATCATGTGCGGATGACTCGTGAAACAGACGCGGTGAACGCGGCGATCGAGGGCGAGCTGCGCCTCATGGACCCCGCCGTGCGGTCCTCCCGCACCGAGGTCGCGCGCCTGCTGGACCCCGAGTTCACCGAGGTGGGGTCCTCGGGCCGGCGCTACACGTACGAGGACATGATCGCGTGGCTGCCCGACCACCCCGGCAGCTCGGCGGACGGCCCGGTCCACGAGCCGTCGGAGATCACCGGCGTCCTCCTCGCGCCCGGCCTGGTGCACCTCACGTACGAGACCCGCTTCGACGGCCGCCGCGCCCGCCGCAGCTCCCTGTGGCGCGAGCGCGACGGGGAGACGGGCTGGCGCATGTACTACCACCAGGGCACCCCGGTGCCGCCGGACGCGGTCTGACCGGCGTACCGCGAGGGGCGCGGGCCGCGCGTCCGCGCCGTACGGTGCGGACGGCCCGAGCCCCTTCGCGCGGTGCCCGGCTCACCGCTCCAGCAGCATCCGCTGCAGCTCCCTGGCGGCCCGGGGCGGAGCCACGTCGCTGCGGTGGGCCAGGGCGATGGTCCGGTGCAGGCCCGGGCGGGCCAGGGGCGTCACCCGCAGGCCGTGCCCGGACCGCGCGGCCACCATGCGCGGCACGACGGCGACGCCCAGCCCCGCCCGCACGAAGCCCAGCACCGCGTCCATCTCGCCGCCCTCCACCGCGAACTCCGGCTCGAAGCCCTCCGCGCGGCACGCGGCCACGGTCAGCTCGCGCAGGTCGTAGCCGTGCCGGAACATCACCAGGCGCTCGCCCTCCAGGTCGGCGATGCGCACGGTGCGCCGCCCCCGCTCCGGCCCCGGGGCGTCCGGGGAGGACACCACCACCAGGTCCTCGCGCAGCAGCTCCACCGTGGTGAGCGCGGGGGAGGGCGTCGGCAGGGGCAGGACGACCAGGGCCAGGTCCAGGGCCCCGCGGGCCAGCTCCCGCACCAGATCGTGCGAACCGCCCTCCTCGATCAGCAGCCGGACGCCCGGGTAGCGGTCGTGGAAAACCCGCAGCACGTCCGGCAGCAGGCCGGTGCACAGGCTCGGCGTCGCGCCCAGCCGCACCCGGCCGCTGCGCAGCTGCGCCAGCTCCTGCACCTCGTGCCGGGCGGTGTCCGCGTCGGCCAGGATCCGCCGGGCCAGCGGCAGCAGCGCCTCGCCCGCGTCGGTCAGCGTGATGTTCCCGCGCGCCCGCAGGAACAGATCCGCCCCCAGCTCCCGCTCCAGCGCCTTGATCTGCTGCGACAGCGACGGCTGCGCGACGTGGACCAGCTCGGCGGCCCGGGTGAAGTGACGCGTCTCGGCGACCGCCACGAAGTACTGGAGCTGCTGGAACTGCATGCCTCATCATAGGCTCTCCCTATCGAAACAAGCTGCACCATGTCTTGGACCGATGGGGTCCTCCGGCCCTAGCGTCGGTGACATGGCTCTGGCAACGCGGACGGACCGACGGCCGTCCATGGCACGCACCGTGTGGGACTCGACCGTCGGCAAGAAGGCAGTGATGGCGGTCAGCGGACTGATCATGCTGCTGTACCTGGTCGTCCACATGATCGGAAACCTGAAGATCTTCTTCGGGGCCGGCGAGTTCAACCACTACGCGCACTGGCTGCGCACCGTGGGCGAGCCGTTCATGCACTACGAGTGGACGCTGTGGCTGGTCCGGATCGTGCTGGTCGTCGCGGTCGCCGCCCACGCCGTCTCCGCGTACCAGCTCAGCCGCCGCGACATCAAGGCACGGCCCAGCAAGTACGTGCACAAGAAGCCGCGGGCCAGTTACGCCACGCGCACCATGCGCTGGGGCGGGATCATCCTCGCCCTGTTCATCGTCTGGCACGTCCTGGACCTGACCACCGGCCACGTGCACTCCGGCGGCTTCGAGACCGGCAAGCCCTACCAGAACGTCGTGGACACCTTCTCCACCTGGTACGGCAACGCCGTCTACATCGTCGCGATGCTCGCCGTCGGCCTGCACATCCGGCACGGCTTCTGGAGCGCCGCCCAGACCCTCGGCGTCGGCAGCCGCACCCGCGACCGCGCCCTGAAGACCGTCGCCAACGTCCTCGCGCTGCTGCTCACGGCAGGCTTCCTCGCCGTGCCCGTGGGCGTCATGACCGGAGTGGTGAGCTGACCATGACTTCCTACACCGAGTACGCGACCGGCGAGCCGGTCGTCGACACCAAGGCCCCCGCCGGCCCTGTCCACGAGCGCTGGGACAAGCGCCGCTTCGAGGCCAAGCTGGTCAACCCCGCCAACCGGCGCAAGCACACGGTCATCGTGGTCGGCACCGGCCTCGCGGGCGGCTCCGCCGGGGCCACCCTCGCCGAACAGGGCTACCACGTCGTCCAGTTCTGCTACCAGGACTCGCCGCGCCGGGCCCACTCCATCGCGGCGCAGGGCGGCATCAACGCGGCGAAGAACTACCGCAACGACGGCGACTCCGTCCACCGCCTGTTCTACGACACCGTCAAGGGCGGCGACTTCCGCGCCCGCGAGTCCAACGTGCACCGCCTCGCGCAGATCTCCGTGGAGATCAT includes:
- a CDS encoding EAL domain-containing protein; the encoded protein is MSAEPDGPEDRLRRFATIWSRAVFPVTSTSSTRPEFEALLLPPARLLSEALRARSFDPDAGRRAGAALVEAHCTDPEALSRSLDCVDAYLVLYCGGDGDREDLRARSARLQHAMAAGYAQALRQRTLAEQESIAQAALQAQGVVAQALHATEARFRAVFEGAAIGIGIADLDGNVLQVNGALRRMFGLSEQSLRGRNVTEWTHTDDAPQTWKLYEELVRGEREHYHLEKAFNRPDGTVLWTNLTVSLLRDADGAPQYQLALMEDTTERRLLNLRLRYEATHDALTGLPNRTFFFERLEKALNAGDGRRFGLCYLDLDGFKTVNDSLGHAAGDRLLVEVADRLQSCATAPGEMVARLGGDEFVALTTGPDTPRTVDELAARIMNALLAPISVDGRELTVRGSIGIVEGPAGERSAAEVLRSADITMYRAKSAGGNRFELADPEADARAITRHGLTTSLPTALDRGEFFIEYQPLVHLGDGSVRGAEALVRWLHPQHGVLSPDRFIPLAEHTGLIVPLGRWVLEQSVRQAREWRERNGGEEAVGSLRINVNLSPCQLTHPGLVQDTVDILERTGVEPDALCLEVTESALIGADDDLLKPLRRLAEMGVDIALDDFGTGYSNLANLRRLPVSVLKLDRSFTQSMQQFPADPVDLKIVEGIVSLAHSLDLAVTVEGVETGAQAEQLRILGCDTAQGWYYARPGPPERLHELALVDATG
- a CDS encoding DUF4440 domain-containing protein produces the protein MTRETDAVNAAIEGELRLMDPAVRSSRTEVARLLDPEFTEVGSSGRRYTYEDMIAWLPDHPGSSADGPVHEPSEITGVLLAPGLVHLTYETRFDGRRARRSSLWRERDGETGWRMYYHQGTPVPPDAV
- a CDS encoding LysR substrate-binding domain-containing protein, with product MQFQQLQYFVAVAETRHFTRAAELVHVAQPSLSQQIKALERELGADLFLRARGNITLTDAGEALLPLARRILADADTARHEVQELAQLRSGRVRLGATPSLCTGLLPDVLRVFHDRYPGVRLLIEEGGSHDLVRELARGALDLALVVLPLPTPSPALTTVELLREDLVVVSSPDAPGPERGRRTVRIADLEGERLVMFRHGYDLRELTVAACRAEGFEPEFAVEGGEMDAVLGFVRAGLGVAVVPRMVAARSGHGLRVTPLARPGLHRTIALAHRSDVAPPRAARELQRMLLER
- a CDS encoding succinate dehydrogenase, with protein sequence MARTVWDSTVGKKAVMAVSGLIMLLYLVVHMIGNLKIFFGAGEFNHYAHWLRTVGEPFMHYEWTLWLVRIVLVVAVAAHAVSAYQLSRRDIKARPSKYVHKKPRASYATRTMRWGGIILALFIVWHVLDLTTGHVHSGGFETGKPYQNVVDTFSTWYGNAVYIVAMLAVGLHIRHGFWSAAQTLGVGSRTRDRALKTVANVLALLLTAGFLAVPVGVMTGVVS